The Haloplasma contractile SSD-17B genome has a segment encoding these proteins:
- the ruvB gene encoding Holliday junction branch migration DNA helicase RuvB, which produces MTPNDERLLDAEKMHDEDFELSLRPKYLNQYIGQTDVKENLRIFIEAAKLREEALDHVLLYGPPGLGKTTLANIIANELAVNIKHTSGPTIERSGDLAAILTSLEPGDVLFIDEIHRLPKSIEEILYPAMEDYCLDIVVGKDVEARSIRIDLPPFTLVGATTRAGDLSSPLRDRFGVISRLEYYNQDDLIKIVKRTSDIFNIPIDDKASVEMAKRSRGTPRIVNRLFKRVRDFAQVIGDGIINIDLCKEALNRLNVDEAGLDHTDHKYLLGIIEKYDGGPVGVEALAASISEEVQTLEDVYEPYLLQEGFIKRTRRGRIVTEKAFNHLNITTKETLFNHKKG; this is translated from the coding sequence ATGACACCTAATGATGAACGTTTGTTAGATGCTGAAAAAATGCATGATGAAGATTTTGAACTGTCTTTAAGACCCAAATACTTAAACCAATACATAGGGCAAACGGATGTTAAAGAGAATTTACGAATCTTTATCGAAGCTGCTAAGTTAAGAGAAGAGGCGCTTGATCATGTCTTACTCTATGGTCCTCCAGGACTTGGTAAAACAACGCTTGCTAATATCATTGCAAATGAATTAGCAGTGAATATCAAACATACATCAGGACCGACGATAGAACGAAGTGGTGACTTGGCTGCTATTCTAACGTCACTAGAACCTGGAGATGTATTATTTATTGATGAAATTCATCGTTTACCTAAATCTATTGAAGAAATCTTATATCCTGCCATGGAGGACTACTGTCTTGATATCGTAGTGGGTAAGGATGTTGAAGCGAGATCGATCCGGATCGACTTACCACCCTTTACATTAGTCGGTGCAACGACACGTGCTGGAGATTTATCATCTCCATTAAGAGATCGATTTGGAGTAATTAGTAGACTTGAATATTATAATCAAGATGATTTAATTAAAATTGTAAAACGGACATCTGATATTTTTAATATACCAATCGACGACAAGGCTTCAGTCGAAATGGCGAAACGTTCAAGAGGAACACCGCGAATTGTAAACCGTCTTTTTAAGCGTGTTCGTGATTTTGCCCAGGTCATTGGAGATGGTATTATTAACATAGATTTATGTAAAGAGGCGCTTAACCGTTTAAATGTTGACGAGGCAGGACTTGATCATACTGATCATAAATATTTACTAGGCATAATTGAGAAATACGATGGAGGGCCTGTTGGTGTCGAAGCACTTGCCGCATCTATAAGTGAAGAAGTTCAAACACTTGAAGATGTTTATGAACCTTATTTGCTTCAAGAAGGTTTTATTAAGCGGACAAGACGAGGCCGGATTGTAACTGAAAAGGCGTTTAACCATCTTAACATAACGACTAAAGAGACATTATTTAATCATAAAAAAGGCTAA